GCCGAGATAGAGCAGTCCGGTTGGACTGGAGAAAGAAAGCGATGAGCAGCTAGCTTGGGCTGGTAGTACGTTTATAAGAAAATCTGGTCGGGCCGGCCCTAACGTAGCTCTATCAATGTGTGAGCTGACCGAAATATGGAGAAGAACAGAGAAGAGGCTGTGAGCCGCTGAAAAAAAGGGAGGCAGTGACCAGCTTAAGTAGAGTGTAGAGGGTCGCTGTCAGCTATCTTGTTTCTCTTCTCCCTTCTCCACAGGATGCTTTGCGGTGGGCGTGCGCCGGTGCCTGCTCGCGCCGCTCACTTGCCGCTGAATCCATGGGGAGTAGCAGAGGTCTGTTCACCGCCATTGAATTGAAGACGGCGGAAGGGTGAGAAGCAGGGGTTGCGCCGAGGGCCAGAATCTGGGGCTCCCTGTTGACGACGCGATGCTGGTGATGGTGGTCGGGAGCGCAAGCAAGGGGATGGAGGTCGCCAGCTGGGCATGGAAGGAAGGGGAGAAAGtcttggccagggcttgggccgcgccatgGGAGGCCAGGACTTGCTTTTGCAGCCGTGGGCGAAAGCGGAGCTCTAGGGGTTGGATTGAAAGGCTGGTACGTTTCTTCTGTCTGAACATCTATCAATTGCCATTAGCTCGTGTACAGCAGACCTTTTTTCGTGGCCTGCTCCTTTTCGTAGGAGAAATATGTTCTGAAGAGAATGAAAGATTGATACTTTTTTTGCATACATGTGAGAGAGCATCGGTAGTGTTGCAGAAATCTGTCCCCAAAGGAATAATATGCCTCTAAATTGGGCCGGAAGAACGTGTTTCATAACTGAATTCAATGGCACTGCTAGTTCCAGTATTAGGCTGCTTCACAGTTGTAGATTCGTACATGTACTTTTTTTTTCAGATAATCCGCAAATTACACATGCGGTAGTGCCACTGATCTCATATCTGAATTCAGTGGCACCGCTTGTTGTGCCATTAGGCTGCTCTTCTGTTCTAGATAATTTGCAAACTGAATGCACAAACACATGGTAGTACAGTACCACTAAGTGAAGATATCTTTTTAAAAAAAATCCGAGCACTAAGAGGAAGTAAATGGCCGCAGATATTCATACCAAATCTTGTAACAGTTGATGACACATCTAGAAGACAATTGTTGCGGTGTTTGGTAAGCTGGGTAACTATGCATGAAGTTCCTATTGTAATCCAGGACCAAAAACATGCATGCACAATATGTGCATGCGTACTGAAGAATCCAAGTCCACCAGGAAATGAATCGAAAACATGATTGCACAGCATGTATATGCATACTCCATCATCCAAATATCCCAGGTATATGCATACTCTATGCTTCCGCCGCGATGTCCAAGCTCGACGACATTCGCCGGCCCGCCGAGTATTTTGTGGTGATCCATGCCACCGCGGAAGGAAATGAACGCGGAGGCGACGAAGCTGCTCACCGGTGCGGCCTATGCGTGGTTCGACCGGCCGCCCGCCCGCGACACCAAGGCCACAATGGAGCGCGCCCTGCTGGCCACGTTCGGTGCCCTGAAGGATGACATCAGCGTCACGGAGCACTTCCCGGAGCCGTACCTGGTGCGCTTCATCTACCCGCACCACTGCGCCAACGCCGTCGCCTGCCATGACTTGTACTTCGAAGGGCTCAAGATTCAAGTCAGGTCATGGAGGTTGGAAGACAACGCCGACCAGGTCAACCTCCGCGCGCCACCATGTCAGGTTGTGTGTGGAGAATGTGCCACTCTATGCTTGGTACGACACCGAGGTTCAGCAGGTGATTGGCAAGGCGTGCTCCCTCGACTACATTGAGGAGGCCTGCGTTCGCCGGGAGTACACCAAACCCCTCTGTGTCTGGGCTTGAGTGGAGAACCCTGGCCTGGTGCCGCGGGTACGCTGGGTCACGTTGCCAGGGCCAAATGCTCCCCCTGGCGTACCTGAGCGTGGGCGGCGCGGGCTTCATCGCCGGTGCATAATGCACCTGGACATCGTCGAGGACATGACGGTGGAGGACACGCCCATGCCGGGCAGGAACATCTGGAAGTGGGGCAATGTCGACGGTGAGCGGTTCATGCGTGACCGCgccgagcggctcctggaaggCGCCAACGACCGCGGCAATGGTCGCAGGGACGACGACCGCGACGGCCAGAGCCGGGCGCCATCGCGCAACTGGCGCGAGAAGATCAGGCGCAGCCTGTCCCGCTCGGGCAGGGGACGGGATGAGGAGACGTCGCAGCGCGACCGCGACCGTTTTGGGAACCGCCGCGATGGACGGCGGAGGGATGACGGTGGCGGGGCCGTGACCGTGGCCACCCTTGCACAGCCGCTGCAGCTGGTGGCTGCTGCTACTGCCCATCCCTTGCTCGGGCCCAGAAATGTCATGACTGAAGCGCAGTGCATGGTTGCTGCCTACCACGCCATGGAGCCGATGGGTGAGCTGCTTCCTGCCCCATCCGCGGCCGGCGAGGCTGTCGACGCGGCCATCCTGGAACTGATGGGCGAGCAGCCGCTCGCGATTGTCGCATGGACAGGTCAGGCTTCACCCGCACGCCAGACCGTGCGCGCCCAACGAGCACGGCGTGTCCTCTATCTTCAGGCCTGGGACGCATCCGCTGCTCTCGCCACCAATGTCGTCACCGCCTGTGCGCCCTGTGCACGGCCGCAAGCTGCTTGCGGGCATGGGCATTGCCCGCACTGTGGCGTACTCTCTCAGCTCAGGCGTGCAAGCTCCAGGCTCAAGGCCAAGCGCAAGGCGGCGTCCGTCGCTAAGGTTGCGGAAACGGCGCTTTGTCGTGGCCCGTGGGCTCGGCATCATCAAGGACGGGGAGGAGGTCAGTGAGCAGGCAATGGCAGAGTTTGCGCGCCGCTTTCAGGGACAGGTGCATGACCATGTCCTCGCTGCCTGCCATGCGGAGTCTGTTCAAGCTGGGCGAGAAGGAAGACGATGACATTGACACGCCGCTCCTGCTGCATGGTGGTGCgcctgccatggccatggccatggacCAAGATGCATGAACCTGAATGACAACGCCACGGAGGCAGTCTGAACGCCTTGCTCCCTTTCGCTTCGAGTTAGTCAGTTATCATGTTAGCAAACTATCTACGTTCTTGTCCTGGTTGCTGCTGGGTGGATTTTGCTCTTGCCTGGAGCTTGTTCcagcacaagtgtttgctttggaCTGGTGCTGGTCGCTTAGTGTGTTGCTGTGCCTTAATTCCCTGATTGTTGGGGCATGTTCCAGATCACGGGAATTGTCTCTGGGCGCAGGAGGTTCTGTACTGCTGCTATGTGCTAGTACTCTGTTTCCCAACCATTAATTGGGCTCATTTGTTTGCAATGTTAGAACAACTTCTTAACATCCTCGGTTGGAATGTGAGGGGTCTCAATGACCAAGATCGGCGCGACACCGTTCACAAAACAATCGCCTCCTCTTCTTGCCAGATTGTATGTCTCCAGGAGACAAAGC
This region of Lolium perenne isolate Kyuss_39 chromosome 2, Kyuss_2.0, whole genome shotgun sequence genomic DNA includes:
- the LOC127331383 gene encoding uncharacterized protein; amino-acid sequence: MHLDIVEDMTVEDTPMPGRNIWKWGNVDGERFMRDRAERLLEGANDRGNGRRDDDRDGQSRAPSRNWREKIRRSLSRSGRGRDEETSQRDRDRFGNRRDGRRRDDGGGAVTVATLAQPLQLVAAATAHPLLGPRNVMTEAQCMVAAYHAMEPMGELLPAPSAAGEAVDAAILELMGEQPLAIVAWTGQASPARQTVRAQRARRVLYLQAWDASAALATNVVTACAPCARPQAACGHGHCPHCGVLSQLRRASSRLKAKRKAASVAKVAETALCRGPWARHHQGRGGGQ